In the Pectinatus sottacetonis genome, TTCGCGATAATTAGGGTGAAGGGTTTTTATTGCAAACGGATACTTAGAGTCCTGCGGTCTTATCAGTTTTTTATCTTGCGCTACAAAAAGAGCATTATATTTTCGCTGTCGACCATCTCGATTTTTTTTCTCCCAGTCAACTGCGATATTACCAAAAATTATTACAATATTTTCTGCTGCTTTTATTATTACTCTGCCACATTCTTCACAATCACGCAAAAAGGCTGATGAATCCCATGTATCACCAATGAAATAACCTGGCACAGCCATTTCCGGAAATACTATAATATCAGCTGCATTTTTTTTCGCACTTTCTATATACGCAAGCATTTTTTTTAAATTACTGCTGGGATGTCCTGCCTCAACTTCAAACTGGCATGAACAGATTTTTATCATAACATTTCCGCCTTTTCTATATTAATTCACTTCATATATAAAATATAGTCTATTTGCCTTCATCGACTTTATTACTGCATGTCTTATATTAGTTATAGTGCTTTTTATAATATTTAAATTGTCAGATAAATATTAAAATATCACGAAAATTATTCTTTGACAAGCAAAATATGTACATTGATACTTATTGTTAGCTAATTTTATTCATTTCTAGAACTACCGCAGACAATTATAGCGCCCACAATCTATTCATATTTTATTTTCTTTTTACGGGTGATAATAAATTCCTAGTTTAAAACTACCGTACAACAAATATTTTAAATGCAACTATTTAAAACACATTGGATACAAAATTTTTCTTAATTATAACTTAGTAAAAATTAGATAATAATCATAATAATTTAAAGTTTTTTTGCCATGGTAGTTTACTAACTGCTATATTTTGTAGTAAACTTAATTAGTTATGAATTTACTTGTAGGTGATTTATTTGTTGATTAACAAAATGTTATACATTATAAAAAAAGATTTACAAGCTCTAGAAAGCGGCTTACACCGAGAGGTTCATTCAGATGTTGCTTTAATAACCGATATCGGTGAACATTTAGTCAAGTCAGGAGGAAAAAGACTCAGACCTTCACTTTATTTTTTAGCAGCACACAGTCAGCAAAAATACAACTTAAACTACACTTTACCGCTGGCAATAACCATAGAACTCATCCACATGGCTTCACTGGTACACGATGATGTTTTAGATAATGCATCAACCAGACGAGGTTCTGCTACAGCTAATGCTAAGTGGGGCAATAATATATCTATCTTAAGTGGTGATTTTCTCTTTGCCCGTGCTTTTGCCATAGTCGCTGATAAAAATTACGATAAACGCATATTATTACGCCTGGCTAAAATTATTTGCGGATTAAGTGAAGGTGAGATTCACCAAAATGAAAAACATTACCAATTGAGGACAGAACAGGAATATTATGATGCTATTTCGAAAAAAACTGCTGATTTTATAGCTGCCAGCTGTGAAATAGGTGGTATTACCGCCGGCTTGTCAAAAGCTGATACTGACAGTCTTTATACATATGGTCTCTATTTAGGCATGGCATTCCAAATAACTGATGATATTTTAGATTTAACTTCAAATGAACAAAAAATAGGCAAACCAGCTGGTAACGATATTCTGCAAGGCATTATAACACTACCTGTTATAAAAGCAATAGAAGCCAGTCCGCAAAAAGATGAACTCATTACAATAATAACTAATAAAAACGTAGATTCCTTAATGGTCAAAGATGCAATAAAAATAATAAAAAATAGTAATGGTCTTGATTATGCCCGGGAAAAAGTTTATGATTATCTTGATAAGTCAAAAAGAGTGTTACCAGATACACTTCCGCCTATAATAAAAAAGTCATTTTACCAGGTAGCTGATTTTGTAAGAAAACGTGATTTTTAAAATTAAGTATGCTATAATACAATTGTATTTATAGTTATTGCTTATTTAATAAATATAATTAATAATTAATAACATTGATTTTTTATCTTATTAATTCTTAAAAGGAGCGATGAAAATGTTTGGCATTGGTGTTCCTGAACTTATCGTCATTTTGATTATTGGTTTAGTTTTATTTGGACCGGGAAAACTTCCAGAGGTAGGTCGTGCAGTAGGAAAAAGCATTAATGAGCTGAAAAAAGCAACAGCAGGTATAACTGATGCCCCGCAACAGTCGTCTCAACAGCCGGCCCAGCAGCCAGCTGCTACTGCTTCAGTCAAAACAGAAGAACCAGCCAAGACCACAGCACAGAGTACTAACATCAACACAGCAACACAAACCAATTCTACCAAAACAACTAATAAATAATTGTAAGGCGTCTTTGAATTTTAAAGGCGCTTTTTAATTATTTATCAGTTTAATAATTAAAATATTATAAAGCCCTGTTTTGAAACACAAGATATTTTCTTAGATGAATTTAGGTTAATCATGTTAAATTATTAGGAGGATAAAAATGTTTGATATAGGCGTACCTGAGTTACTACTCATTTTGATCATCGGGCTCATATTTTTTGGTCCCGGTAAATTACCTGAATTAGGCAAAGCCATAGGAAAAAGCATCAAAGAATTCAAAAATGCTTCATCAGAAAATGAATCATCCGCTTCAAAAGAAAAACCTTTTACTGAAGAAAAAATTATTGATGTAAAAGAAGAACAGAAAAAGTGAGTGCTATGCTATGACACAAGATAAATATCCTGCCGAATTGCAAAATACAAGAACGGATGAAATGCTGCCTTCAACTGAAATAAATGAGATTCCTGCGGGGAATATGACATTAATCGGTCATCTTGAGGAACTGCGCAAACGTATAATAAAAAGTCTTATTGCTATAGTTGCGGGCAGCACTATTTGTTATTATTTCATAGATAATATAATGCATTATCTGACGCTCCCTGCTGGCAAACTCTATTATATGCAGCCA is a window encoding:
- a CDS encoding polyprenyl synthetase family protein produces the protein MINKMLYIIKKDLQALESGLHREVHSDVALITDIGEHLVKSGGKRLRPSLYFLAAHSQQKYNLNYTLPLAITIELIHMASLVHDDVLDNASTRRGSATANAKWGNNISILSGDFLFARAFAIVADKNYDKRILLRLAKIICGLSEGEIHQNEKHYQLRTEQEYYDAISKKTADFIAASCEIGGITAGLSKADTDSLYTYGLYLGMAFQITDDILDLTSNEQKIGKPAGNDILQGIITLPVIKAIEASPQKDELITIITNKNVDSLMVKDAIKIIKNSNGLDYAREKVYDYLDKSKRVLPDTLPPIIKKSFYQVADFVRKRDF
- the tatA gene encoding twin-arginine translocase TatA/TatE family subunit — encoded protein: MFDIGVPELLLILIIGLIFFGPGKLPELGKAIGKSIKEFKNASSENESSASKEKPFTEEKIIDVKEEQKK
- a CDS encoding Sec-independent protein translocase subunit TatA/TatB — its product is MFGIGVPELIVILIIGLVLFGPGKLPEVGRAVGKSINELKKATAGITDAPQQSSQQPAQQPAATASVKTEEPAKTTAQSTNINTATQTNSTKTTNK